A single region of the Halichondria panicea chromosome 10, odHalPani1.1, whole genome shotgun sequence genome encodes:
- the LOC135342523 gene encoding uncharacterized protein LOC135342523 — MAGGRKTINKKFILYSEAIFEDYKVIRVFIILIHLLPLLLGITAVIIGVFGYNPADSIIPFVNCTLALQFQPGLQYPVQLQLIITGVALIACDVSASLLLCAIKKLSCGVLALAWFLISTVCVSGWSVWSIVYSALVYPIWNMDRRSCDDLIMISMLVSTGLISFFMALYWLIALVVTVYDCWYRCDLQCTCSCKRRQQEFQDF, encoded by the exons ATGGCTGGAGGAAGGAAAACTATCAACAAGAAGTTTATTCTCTATTCTGAGGCAATATTTGAGGACTACAAAG TAATCCGTGTGTTCATCATCCTCATCCACCTACTGCCCTTACTGCTCGGGATCACTGCAGTCATTATTG GAGTGTTTGGGTACAACCCGGCGGACTCAATCATCCCCTTTGTCAACTGCACATTGGCTCTACAGTTTCAGCCTGGACTGCAATACCCAGTACAACTGCAGCTGATTATCACTGGAGTTGCTCTCATAGCCTGTGATGTAAGTGCCTCTCTGCTCCTCTGTGCTATCAAGAAGCTGAGCTGTGGTGTGTTAGCTCTGGCGTGGTTTCTGAtaagcactgtgtgtgtgagtggatgGAGTGTGTGGAGTATAGTTTACTCTGCTCTAGTGTATCCGATATGGAACATGGACAGACGTTCCTGTGATGACCTCATCATGATCAGTATGCTTGTGAGCACTGGACTCATCTCATTCTTCATGGCACTCTATTGGCTGATTGCTCTAGTGGTAACTGTGTATGACTGCTGGTATAGGTGTGACCTACAATGCACATGTTCATGCAAACGAAGACAACAGGAATTCCAAGACTtttag